A DNA window from Enterobacter asburiae contains the following coding sequences:
- the aldB gene encoding aldehyde dehydrogenase AldB: protein MTNNPPSSRIQPGEYGFPLKLKPRYDNFIGGDWVAPVDGEYYSNLTPVTGQPLCEIASSGKRDIDLALDAAHKAKDKWGHTSVQDRAAILFKIADRMEQNLELLATAETWDNGKPIRETMAADVPLAIDHFRYFASCIRAQEGGISEVDSDTVAYHFHEPLGVVGQIIPWNFPLLMASWKMAPALAAGNCIVLKPARLTPLSVLLLMEIIGDLLPPGVINVVNGAGGEIGEYLATSKRIAKVAFTGSTEVGQQIMQYATQNIIPVTLELGGKSPNIFFADVMEEEDAFFDKALEGFALFAFNQGEVCTCPSRALVQESIYERFMERAIRRVESIRSGNPLDNVTQMGAQVSHGQLETILNYIDIGKKEGADILTGGRRKVLGGDLQEGYYLEPTILFGQNNMRVFQEEIFGPVLAVTTFKTMEEALEIANDTPYGLGAGVWSRNGNLAYKMGRGIQAGRVWTNCYHAYPAHAAFGGYKQSGIGRETHKMMLEHYQQTKCLLVSYSDKPLGLF, encoded by the coding sequence ATGACAAACAATCCTCCCTCATCGCGTATCCAGCCCGGCGAGTATGGTTTTCCCCTCAAGCTGAAGCCTCGTTATGACAACTTTATTGGCGGCGACTGGGTAGCTCCCGTCGACGGCGAATACTATTCCAACCTGACCCCCGTAACCGGCCAGCCGCTGTGCGAAATAGCCAGCTCCGGCAAGCGCGATATCGATCTGGCGCTGGATGCGGCGCACAAAGCGAAAGATAAATGGGGCCACACCTCCGTTCAGGACCGCGCGGCTATTTTGTTCAAAATCGCCGACCGGATGGAGCAGAATCTGGAGCTGCTGGCGACGGCGGAAACCTGGGATAACGGCAAGCCTATCCGGGAAACGATGGCGGCAGACGTGCCGCTTGCCATCGACCACTTCCGCTATTTTGCCTCCTGCATTCGCGCTCAGGAGGGCGGAATAAGCGAGGTTGACAGCGACACCGTGGCGTATCACTTCCACGAGCCGCTGGGCGTCGTCGGGCAAATCATTCCATGGAACTTCCCGCTGCTGATGGCGAGCTGGAAAATGGCGCCCGCGCTGGCGGCCGGGAACTGCATTGTGCTTAAACCGGCGCGTCTGACCCCGCTCTCGGTGCTGCTGCTGATGGAAATCATTGGCGATCTTCTGCCGCCTGGCGTGATTAACGTGGTCAACGGTGCGGGCGGTGAGATAGGGGAATATCTGGCTACCTCGAAACGGATCGCTAAAGTGGCGTTTACCGGGTCGACGGAAGTGGGCCAGCAGATTATGCAGTACGCCACGCAGAACATCATTCCCGTGACCCTGGAGCTGGGCGGGAAATCCCCGAACATCTTCTTCGCGGACGTGATGGAGGAAGAGGATGCCTTCTTCGATAAAGCCCTGGAAGGGTTTGCGCTGTTTGCGTTTAACCAGGGCGAAGTCTGCACCTGCCCAAGCCGCGCGCTGGTGCAGGAGTCCATCTATGAGCGCTTTATGGAGCGGGCCATTCGCCGCGTCGAGTCTATCCGCAGCGGTAACCCGCTCGATAACGTCACGCAGATGGGGGCGCAGGTCTCGCACGGACAGCTGGAAACCATCCTCAACTACATCGATATCGGCAAGAAAGAGGGGGCGGATATTCTGACCGGCGGTCGCCGTAAGGTGCTCGGTGGGGATCTGCAGGAAGGGTATTATCTGGAGCCAACGATCCTGTTCGGTCAGAACAACATGCGCGTCTTCCAGGAGGAAATTTTCGGACCGGTGCTGGCTGTAACCACCTTCAAAACGATGGAGGAGGCGCTGGAGATTGCCAACGACACGCCGTATGGCCTGGGAGCCGGCGTCTGGAGCCGCAACGGTAATCTGGCCTATAAAATGGGCAGAGGCATTCAGGCCGGGCGCGTCTGGACCAACTGCTACCACGCCTATCCTGCGCACGCGGCATTTGGCGGTTATAAGCAATCGGGCATCGGGCGTGAAACCCACAAGATGATGCTGGAACATTATCAGCAGACGAAATGTTTGCTGGTCAGCTACTCCGATAAACCGCTGGGGCTGTTCTAA
- a CDS encoding LysR family transcriptional regulator: MMNKLQLKPRELKIISVIAATHSIGDAAALLGMAQANVSKYLSDFETRVGLKVFERTTRQLALTQFGEALLPYIDATLDKNSQLVNFIADYKHEKRGKVTIYAPTGIVTYLARHVIHQIEDIGDIRISLKTYNLDRNEYSEGVSFPDDCDILITYAPPKDESLVASVLTKYSVTAFATVEYLNKHPLTGPEGLINHSCILIDSMLFDDANIWRFRVHGSDSVHDYRVTGNYICDNTQTALELARNNLGIVFAPKESLKKELTQGMLVPCFPHQEEWWLDLTAIFRKREYQPWRVQYVLDGVLNCLRQQIAQAAHGRPELGD, from the coding sequence ATGATGAATAAATTACAGCTAAAGCCGCGCGAGTTAAAAATTATATCCGTCATCGCAGCCACCCACAGCATTGGTGATGCCGCCGCCCTGCTGGGCATGGCGCAGGCCAACGTCAGTAAATATCTGTCTGATTTTGAAACGCGGGTTGGACTCAAGGTTTTTGAGCGCACCACGCGGCAGCTGGCCCTGACCCAGTTTGGGGAAGCGTTACTCCCGTACATTGATGCCACGCTGGATAAGAACAGTCAACTCGTTAATTTTATTGCTGATTATAAGCATGAAAAGCGCGGAAAGGTCACGATCTATGCCCCTACAGGTATCGTAACCTATCTCGCGCGCCACGTGATCCATCAGATAGAAGATATCGGTGACATCCGCATCTCCCTGAAAACCTATAACCTGGATCGGAATGAATATTCAGAAGGCGTTTCTTTTCCGGATGACTGCGACATTTTAATTACCTATGCGCCGCCGAAAGACGAAAGTCTGGTTGCCAGCGTGTTAACAAAATATTCTGTTACGGCATTCGCTACTGTAGAATATTTAAATAAACACCCCTTAACGGGACCTGAAGGTTTAATTAATCACTCCTGTATTCTCATTGATTCCATGCTGTTCGATGATGCAAACATCTGGCGTTTCCGCGTGCACGGCAGTGATAGCGTGCATGACTACCGGGTGACCGGTAATTATATTTGTGACAATACGCAGACGGCCCTGGAGCTGGCAAGAAATAATCTTGGGATTGTTTTTGCGCCAAAAGAGAGTCTGAAAAAAGAATTAACGCAAGGGATGCTGGTTCCCTGCTTCCCGCATCAGGAAGAGTGGTGGCTCGATCTGACGGCCATTTTCCGCAAACGCGAATACCAGCCCTGGCGCGTGCAATACGTTCTGGATGGCGTTCTGAACTGCCTGCGCCAGCAAATTGCTCAGGCCGCCCATGGACGGCCTGAGCTGGGCGATTAG